GCACCCCTCGGCTTCTGCGGCCATGACTTCTTCAGGAAGTGCTGTCATTTCTTCACGCCTGCGTCTATATGCTATAACTACTCTTTCAGCGTGTAATCTCATTGACGAGCGAGCGCAGTCCATCGCAACATTTCCGCCGCCTATTACAACAATTTTTTTGCCCGTGAAATCAGGGTAATTATCATCGCCGATTTTCCTTAAAAGTGTAACAGCTGACATAACGCCTTCTGAATCTTCTCCGGGAATTCTTAAACTTTTATCAGTGTGAGCACCTATCGCAATATAAACCGCGTCAAATTCAGATCTCAATTTAGCAAGCGAATAAGAATCTCCGCCGATAACTGTCTCAGTATGAACCTTAATATCGCCAGCTGTCAAAAGTGTTCTTATTTCCTCGTCTAAAATTTCTCTGGGCAGTCTATAAGCTGGAATCCCATAACGTAACATGCCGCCTAATTGTTTACGCTGCTCAAAAATTTCTACGCTATGTCCCATCATTCCAAGATAATAAGCCGCACTTATACCGCTTGGCCCTCCTCCTACGACTGCTATTTTTTTGCCGGTTGCAGGTGCCGGGCCTTCTCCTTCACGATATACAGGAACATGGCCGGAATTTGTTACAGCGTATAATTTCAATGCTCTAATATTCAAAGCGTCATCAACGAGTCCACGCCTGCATTTATTCTCACAAGGATGTTCGCACACCATAGCGCAGACACTAGGGAACGGGTTATCTTTACGTATTAATCTAACTGCATCGGCCTGCCTTCCTGCATTTATTAAAGCAATATAGCCGGGTACGTCGACATGTGCAGGACATAAAGATACACAAGGCACTGCCTGAAATCCCTCAGCCAAGCAATGACCTTTTTCAGCGTGTGCAATATAATCATCTCTGAAGCCGCGAACACCTTTTAATACCATATTTGCAGCCTCATAACCTATAGCGCAGTCCGCTGAATGATATATACTTTCTGCTGTTCGTTCGATTAAATCTACTGTTTTGAGATCTCCGCGCCCCTCGATTAAATCATCGATTAATTTTTCAAGTTGACGCAAACCCACTCGACAAGGTACACACTTCCCGCAAGTCTGAGCCGAATAAACTTTTAAGTAACTGCTCGCCAAATCTAACGGACAAAGCCCGGGCGGTGCACCCTTTACACGCCTCTCTAAGTCCGCATGAAGTGAATTAGCCGTTGCCTGAATCTCTGTCTCAGGTCTAATTACAAGACGACTCAAAAAATTACCCCCCTTGATAACATAGTAAAATTTTTTATTGAATCTAACACAAAGTATTATACTATGCAGGAGGCTTATTTATAAATTAATCGCCGTCTTCTTCTATAATTTGCCCTCCGAACAGTTTATTAATTTTTTCAATCTGCAAATCTTCCCCGATTACTACAATATCAGAATTACTATTATTATTTGCGCCGGTTATCTCGTAGAGTCCATTAACAACGCTGAAATTTATAGACTCGTTTGGAGTTAATGCGAATCCTTTTGACCTCACTATATCGCCGTAATTTCCTGATAATAAATTTTCTAATTTATATATAAGCTCATCGGGTGAAGAGATATTTATATTTGTGAGTGCTAGACTTGATAATTTTGCTTCAGGAGTCGGCGCGGGAGTTTGTGATCTGCCGTTTTTCAGGGTCAATAATTCCAGCCATTTTTCACGCGGCCACTTTGAATAATGCTCACACGGGAAATTTATATTATTATTAATGCCTAGTAAATTATGAATCTCGTTAAAATCTTCAGGGGATAAATTTTCAGATTTCGATAATACAACAGTTCCCGCCGTATTTAATTGATCGTTGAAATATTCGGGGTAAAAATTTTTTTGCGAGATAAAATTTTTTGAGTCGACTATAACAACAGGAGCTAACACGCCTATATTCTCGTATGAAATTTTGCGGAGACTCTCTAAGATTCTTGACGGCATAGCAACCCCGCTCGGTTCGACAATTATATAATCAGGATTTAAACTATTTGCTATGGTCATGACTGAAAGCGAGAAATCCATATTCATAGAACAGCATATACAGCCCTCAGTGAGTTCGTAAATTTTCATGCTGTTATCGCCCTGATTTAATAGTTTGCTGTCAATATTTGAGTTCCCGAACTCGTTTTCTACGACTACAAATTGCCGGCCGGTCGCGTGAGTCATTGCTTTAATAAAACTTGTCTTGCCTGCTCCTAGAAAGCCGCTGATTATTAATACTTGCATGATGATTATTATATAAAGAAAAACGCCCCGTTATTCACAGAGCGTCATATATTTATGAAATTTTTGCGAATTAAAGCACAACTACAGGCTTAATCAAATCTGCGGGCTTGTTCTTCATGAGCATTAAAGCGTCTTCTACATGCTCAAAGCCTTTGAACGGGTGAGTAATTAATTTCTTGACGTTCAATTTTCCGCAAGCTACAAGACTGCTTAACTTTTCGAGCCTCAATCTTCCGCCGGGCATGAGTCCGCCTGCAATTACTTTATTTGCCATTCCGCAGCCCCATTCAACTCTGGGAATAGTTACATATGTGCCGCTGCCGAGATAGTTTACATTGCCGATTCTTCCGCCTGCTTTTAAGCATTTAATTGCCGGTTCGAATGTCTCAACGCCGCCGCCTGCGATAACAACTTTGTCAACGCCTTTATTTCCTGTGAGCTTCATAACTTGCTCGTCAATGCTGCCGTCTTTATAGCCTATAAAGTCAGTTGCTCCGTAAAAAGCTGCTGCTTCTCGGCAAACTTTGCGGGTTCCTACACAAATAATTCTGCTTGCTCCGTGAAGATTTGCGCCTGCTACTGCCATTAAACCGACGGGGCCGATTCCTATTACTAAAACTGTGTCGCCGAATTCAACCTGTGCAAGTTCAACGCCGTGAAATCCTGTAGGTACCATATCGGACAACATGCAAGCCTCTTCGGGTGAAATTGAGTCGGGAAGATGTGCTAAATTTGAGTCTGCCTCGTTCACATGGAAATATTCACCAAATACGCCGTCTTTAAAGTTTGAAAATTTCCAGCCTGCTAACATTCCGCCTGAATGCTGGGCAAATCCGCCCTGTGCCTCAAGTGAACCCCAGTCAGGTGTAATCGCTGCGACCATTACGCGATCTCCGGGCTTGAAATCTTTGACTAGTGCGCCGACCTCGTCAACTACTCCGCAGCCCTCATGACCGAGAATCATATTATGACGATCTCCAAGTGCACCCTCCCAGACTGTGTGAACGTCGCTTGTACAAGGTGATAAAGCAAGGGGCCTGACTATTGCATCAAGCGGACCGCACGCGGGGCGTTCTTTCTCGATCCAGCCTGACTCGCCGATCTTCAACATTGCATAACCTTTCACGTTTTAAATCTCCCTTCATGAATTTAATATATATAAAATTTTTTGTAGTGATAACTTTTTTGTTTATCCTGTAAAACTTTTAGAATTATAGCATATTAACTCACTACACGGGGGATAAATTAATTAGCGGATTATATAATATTGAGTCAGATTCATTTATTTATGATATATAACTCGGCGAAAATTTTTCACGAAATTGAATCACAATTTGCGAATTAGATATATA
Above is a window of Synergistaceae bacterium DNA encoding:
- a CDS encoding NAD(P)-dependent alcohol dehydrogenase, with the protein product MKGYAMLKIGESGWIEKERPACGPLDAIVRPLALSPCTSDVHTVWEGALGDRHNMILGHEGCGVVDEVGALVKDFKPGDRVMVAAITPDWGSLEAQGGFAQHSGGMLAGWKFSNFKDGVFGEYFHVNEADSNLAHLPDSISPEEACMLSDMVPTGFHGVELAQVEFGDTVLVIGIGPVGLMAVAGANLHGASRIICVGTRKVCREAAAFYGATDFIGYKDGSIDEQVMKLTGNKGVDKVVIAGGGVETFEPAIKCLKAGGRIGNVNYLGSGTYVTIPRVEWGCGMANKVIAGGLMPGGRLRLEKLSSLVACGKLNVKKLITHPFKGFEHVEDALMLMKNKPADLIKPVVVL
- a CDS encoding FAD-dependent oxidoreductase, translated to MSRLVIRPETEIQATANSLHADLERRVKGAPPGLCPLDLASSYLKVYSAQTCGKCVPCRVGLRQLEKLIDDLIEGRGDLKTVDLIERTAESIYHSADCAIGYEAANMVLKGVRGFRDDYIAHAEKGHCLAEGFQAVPCVSLCPAHVDVPGYIALINAGRQADAVRLIRKDNPFPSVCAMVCEHPCENKCRRGLVDDALNIRALKLYAVTNSGHVPVYREGEGPAPATGKKIAVVGGGPSGISAAYYLGMMGHSVEIFEQRKQLGGMLRYGIPAYRLPREILDEEIRTLLTAGDIKVHTETVIGGDSYSLAKLRSEFDAVYIAIGAHTDKSLRIPGEDSEGVMSAVTLLRKIGDDNYPDFTGKKIVVIGGGNVAMDCARSSMRLHAERVVIAYRRRREEMTALPEEVMAAEAEGCELFELVAPQKVEVENGKAKALWVQPQMISFVKDGRPSPKAASTDPVRIEADIIVVAIGQGIESYNFMNVPVNTRSGTIKTLDSEELENMPGIFSGGDCVTGPATVISAIGAGKIAAANIDEYLGFNHLIELPVDIPEPVPHNRPACGRVKLRERSVDERVKDFSLVEESMTQEEMEQETNRCLRCDKYGFGTFRGGRELRW
- a CDS encoding GTP-binding protein — translated: MQVLIISGFLGAGKTSFIKAMTHATGRQFVVVENEFGNSNIDSKLLNQGDNSMKIYELTEGCICCSMNMDFSLSVMTIANSLNPDYIIVEPSGVAMPSRILESLRKISYENIGVLAPVVIVDSKNFISQKNFYPEYFNDQLNTAGTVVLSKSENLSPEDFNEIHNLLGINNNINFPCEHYSKWPREKWLELLTLKNGRSQTPAPTPEAKLSSLALTNINISSPDELIYKLENLLSGNYGDIVRSKGFALTPNESINFSVVNGLYEITGANNNSNSDIVVIGEDLQIEKINKLFGGQIIEEDGD